Proteins from a genomic interval of Quercus robur chromosome 9, dhQueRobu3.1, whole genome shotgun sequence:
- the LOC126698161 gene encoding proteasome subunit beta type-3-A → MSIFEYNGSALIAMVGKNCFAIASDRRLGVQLQTIATDFQRIYKVHDRLFLGLSGLATDAQTLYQRLVFRHKLYQLREERDMKPETFASLVSAILYEKRFGPYFCQPVIAGLGDEDKPFICTMDSIGAKELAKDFVVAGTASESLYGACESMFRPDMEPEDLFETISQALLSSVDRDCLSGWGGHVYVVTPTEVKERILKGRMD, encoded by the exons ATGTCT ATTTTCGAGTACAATGGATCGGCTCTCATTGCCATGGTGGGGAAGAACTGCTTCGCCATAGCCAGCGATCGAAGACTCGGAGTTCAGCTACAAACAATCGCCACCGATTTCCAAAGGATCTATAAAGTTCACGATCGACTTTTCCTCGGTCTCTCTGGCCTCGCCACCGACGCTCAGACTCT GTATCAGAGGCTTGTGTTTCGGCACAAGCTTTATCAGCTTCGTGAAGAGAGAGATATGAAGCCTGAAACTTTTGCTAGCCTCGTCTCCGCTATTCTTTATGAGAAAAG GTTTGGTCCATACTTCTGTCAGCCTGTAATTGCTGGATTGGGAGATGAAGACAAGCCATTCATTTGCACTATGGATTCAATTGGAGCCAa GGAGCTAGCAAAGGACTTTGTTGTTGCTGGCACTGCATCAGAGTCTCTCTATGGTGCTTGTGAATCAATGTTCAGGCCTGACATG GAACCTGAGGACTTGTTTGAGACCATCTCCCAAGCTTTGCTATCATCAGTTGATCGAGACTGTTTGAGTGGATGGGGAGGACATGTCTATGTTGT